One stretch of Ornithinimicrobium ciconiae DNA includes these proteins:
- a CDS encoding HAD family hydrolase codes for MRQVRAVIFDWGGTLTPWHQFDYAAQWLAFATEATASEQEAAELSQRILDVEERVWQLARAEHVSARVEDLLEEVGYGISHPAYSRARSAYDRFWEPHTLTDPHVRPLWESLREQQIRVGVLSNTIWSREHHRAIFDRDGVLSLIDADVYSSEIPWTKPHPEAFRAAAAAVDTDPADCVYVGDRLFEDIHGPQQVGMRAILVPHSVIPLAQRVEVDSRPDAVAQSLAEVAGIVHGWNRHAGG; via the coding sequence ATGCGGCAGGTCCGGGCGGTCATCTTCGACTGGGGTGGCACCCTGACGCCCTGGCACCAGTTCGACTATGCCGCACAGTGGTTGGCTTTTGCCACCGAGGCGACCGCCTCCGAGCAGGAGGCGGCCGAGCTGTCGCAGCGCATCCTGGACGTCGAGGAGCGGGTCTGGCAGCTGGCGCGCGCCGAGCACGTCAGCGCCCGGGTCGAGGACCTGCTCGAGGAGGTGGGCTACGGGATCAGCCACCCGGCATACTCCCGGGCGCGCAGCGCCTATGACAGGTTCTGGGAGCCGCACACGCTCACCGATCCCCACGTGCGTCCACTGTGGGAGTCGTTGCGCGAGCAGCAGATCCGGGTCGGGGTGCTGTCCAACACGATCTGGTCGCGGGAGCACCACCGGGCGATCTTTGACCGGGACGGGGTGCTGTCCCTGATCGACGCTGATGTCTATAGCAGCGAGATCCCGTGGACCAAGCCGCATCCCGAGGCCTTCCGGGCGGCTGCCGCTGCCGTGGACACGGACCCGGCCGACTGTGTCTATGTCGGCGACCGGCTGTTCGAGGACATCCACGGCCCGCAACAGGTGGGTATGCGAGCAATCCTGGTGCCGCACAGCGTCATCCCGCTCGCGCAGCGCGTCGAGGTCGACTCCCGTCCAGACGCTGTCGCGCAGTCCCTGGCCGAGGTGGCCGGGATCGTCCACGGGTGGAATCGGCACGCTGGTGGATGA
- a CDS encoding alpha/beta hydrolase — translation MTATTSPGTLRRYPRRRRVIGDLRYWQDVRLPGLDRSADISVWLPPGYHHSRRRYPVIYLHDGGNLFDPVTSFGGATWRADEALTWLHTQGLDAIAVGVPCSPDRRIEEYTPYLDTRVLAQRPGLGEAAADTYVDFLTDHLKPWVDSALRTRPDRENTLIAGSSMGGVVSMHAWVRRPDVFGGVGAFSTAFWVPGEQHLREIELAIAAPRPPTRFYLDVGGREIPGSAALQRSYRRDTERIVTALQEASVPVRYTYDSAAYHFETAWAERLPSALAWLLQGYAVQAPKTGRTSLLRSAQAALRRLRGRPEPG, via the coding sequence GTGACCGCCACGACCTCGCCCGGCACGCTGCGCCGCTACCCTCGACGCCGCCGGGTCATCGGTGACCTGCGGTACTGGCAGGACGTCCGGCTGCCGGGGCTGGACCGCAGCGCCGACATCTCCGTGTGGTTGCCTCCGGGCTATCACCACAGCCGGCGCCGCTACCCGGTGATCTATCTGCACGACGGTGGCAACCTGTTCGACCCCGTGACCTCCTTCGGCGGAGCGACCTGGCGCGCGGACGAGGCACTCACCTGGTTGCACACCCAGGGTCTGGACGCGATCGCCGTGGGTGTGCCCTGCTCGCCCGACCGGCGCATCGAGGAGTACACCCCGTATCTGGACACCCGGGTCCTGGCCCAGCGACCCGGACTGGGCGAGGCCGCGGCCGACACCTATGTCGACTTCCTCACCGACCATCTCAAGCCGTGGGTGGACAGCGCCCTGCGCACGCGCCCGGACCGGGAGAACACCCTGATCGCGGGGTCCTCGATGGGCGGAGTGGTCAGCATGCACGCCTGGGTGCGCCGCCCGGACGTCTTCGGCGGTGTCGGCGCCTTCTCCACCGCCTTCTGGGTGCCGGGCGAGCAGCACCTGCGTGAGATCGAGTTGGCCATCGCCGCGCCGCGTCCCCCCACCCGGTTCTACCTCGACGTCGGAGGTCGCGAGATCCCCGGATCGGCGGCCCTGCAGCGCTCCTACCGGCGCGACACGGAGCGGATCGTCACGGCGCTGCAGGAGGCCTCGGTCCCGGTGCGCTACACCTACGACTCGGCGGCCTACCACTTTGAGACCGCCTGGGCAGAGCGGCTCCCGTCGGCGCTGGCCTGGCTCCTGCAGGGGTATGCCGTGCAGGCACCCAAAACGGGCCGCACCAGCCTGCTCAGGAGCGCGCAGGCAGCCCTGCGTCGCCTGCGGGGCCGCCCCGAGCCTGGTTAG
- a CDS encoding CapA family protein codes for MSSRAHPPLRSRLLVAVVAAPLVLLAACGGDDDSGITPPPATTATPDGAAQTTSNPAKDGFDSAVGGDRGQQSGDAAQETTQEATGPKEVTIGAAGDLLLHAPVIRNAQANAGGEGYDFTPMFDDVRELLSDNDVTICHMETPISADNTNLTVPRVLVFNSPHEIVDAVVDAGYDGCDFASNHTWDQGLSGLAETQQVLEDAGLEYAGPVADEADAGHHASYQVGDVSVAQLGYTYTIYNSGQPTTDIPPDAPWLGDYLWPVIGAEGIIEDAEAAKEDGADFVVVSMHWGNEYWTDPTDQQREIAEELLESDAVDLILGTHVHVIQPCEKINDKYVIYGLGNFLSNQSPDTTRGNLRKETQEGMIARFHLVKDEDGVVTSQMEFQPTRVQIDNHVIRLATPDEHTETYDRVVETMDRLGDNACDAQPMS; via the coding sequence ATGTCCTCCCGTGCCCACCCGCCGCTGCGCTCCCGCCTCCTCGTCGCTGTCGTCGCCGCTCCCCTGGTGCTGCTCGCCGCCTGCGGTGGGGATGACGACTCGGGGATCACCCCGCCACCGGCGACCACCGCCACCCCGGACGGGGCAGCACAGACCACCAGCAACCCGGCCAAGGACGGCTTCGACAGCGCCGTCGGCGGCGACCGGGGCCAGCAGTCCGGGGACGCGGCCCAGGAGACCACGCAGGAGGCGACCGGGCCCAAGGAGGTCACGATCGGCGCGGCGGGTGACCTCCTGCTGCACGCACCGGTGATCCGCAACGCCCAGGCCAACGCGGGCGGCGAGGGCTATGACTTCACGCCGATGTTTGACGACGTCCGCGAGCTGCTCAGCGACAACGACGTGACCATCTGTCACATGGAGACCCCGATCTCGGCGGACAACACCAACCTGACGGTGCCGCGCGTGCTGGTCTTCAACAGCCCGCACGAGATCGTCGATGCCGTCGTCGACGCGGGCTATGACGGCTGCGACTTTGCCTCCAACCACACCTGGGACCAGGGCCTTTCGGGTCTGGCGGAGACCCAGCAGGTCCTCGAGGACGCGGGCCTGGAGTATGCCGGGCCGGTCGCCGACGAGGCGGACGCCGGGCACCACGCGAGCTATCAGGTCGGAGATGTCAGCGTCGCGCAGCTCGGCTACACCTACACGATCTACAACTCCGGGCAGCCGACCACGGACATCCCCCCGGACGCGCCGTGGCTGGGCGACTACCTCTGGCCGGTGATCGGCGCCGAGGGCATCATCGAGGATGCGGAGGCCGCCAAGGAGGACGGCGCCGACTTCGTCGTGGTGAGCATGCACTGGGGCAACGAGTACTGGACCGACCCCACCGACCAGCAGCGGGAGATCGCTGAGGAGCTGCTCGAGTCCGACGCCGTGGACCTGATCCTGGGCACGCACGTCCACGTCATCCAGCCCTGCGAGAAGATCAACGACAAGTACGTCATCTATGGCCTGGGCAACTTCCTGTCCAACCAGTCCCCGGACACCACGCGCGGCAACCTGCGCAAGGAGACCCAGGAAGGCATGATCGCGCGCTTCCACCTGGTCAAGGACGAGGACGGCGTGGTGACCTCCCAGATGGAGTTCCAGCCCACCCGGGTGCAGATCGACAACCACGTCATCCGGCTGGCCACGCCGGATGAGCACACGGAGACCTACGACCGCGTGGTCGAGACGATGGACCGGCTCGGTGACAACGCCTGCGACGCCCAGCCGATGAGCTGA
- a CDS encoding thioredoxin domain-containing protein yields MAHRLSDSTSPYLLQHVDNPVDWHEWGPEAFAEAQATNRPIFLSVGYAACHWCHVMAHESFEDESVAELLNAGFVPVKVDREERPDVDAVYMDATVAMTGQGGWPMTCLLTPEGEPFWCGTYLQRPQLLQLLTAIGGAWTEQEAQVRASGTAVVEALTRSQDPAQEPLPLDPDLLDAAVATLTRSFDQEAGGFGTAPKFPPTMVLEFLLRHHARTGSTSAWRMLEETATAMARGGLYDQIGGGFARYAVDRSWVLPHFEKMLYDNAQLLRFYAHLWQAAGRVEGADATRHLAGRVVRETAEFLLRELRTSEGGLASSLDADTEGVEGATYVWTPAQLTAVLGAEDGARAAELLVVTLGGTFEHGASTLQLPVEPSDPTWWDGVRTKLKAARDQRPQPDLDDKVVTAWNGLAIAALAEAGWLLEEPAWVQAAVDAATLVVESHVVDGRLRRSSRKGQVGVAEGVAEDHGDLIEGLVVLHAVTAQTRWLESAGRLLDDAVARFGEETEAGLLIHDTASDAEPLVLRPRARGDNAEPCGQSALAGALLGYGAAVGSAQHLERAGRALGPMGTIAARDPRFAGWALAVAESTVDGPLQVAISDGTGQAELVAAVRQALPPGALAVVAAGASNQGQATPPLLRDRGAVNGRAAAYVCRGTRCDLPVSESEELVAALLR; encoded by the coding sequence ATGGCACACCGGCTGTCCGACAGCACCTCCCCCTACCTGCTCCAGCACGTCGACAACCCCGTGGACTGGCACGAGTGGGGCCCGGAGGCCTTCGCCGAGGCGCAGGCCACCAACCGCCCGATCTTCTTGTCCGTGGGCTATGCGGCCTGCCACTGGTGCCACGTGATGGCACACGAGTCGTTCGAGGACGAGTCCGTCGCCGAGCTGCTCAACGCCGGCTTCGTCCCGGTCAAGGTGGACCGTGAGGAACGGCCGGACGTCGACGCGGTCTATATGGACGCCACGGTCGCGATGACCGGCCAGGGCGGGTGGCCGATGACCTGCCTGCTCACACCCGAGGGCGAGCCGTTCTGGTGCGGCACCTATCTGCAGCGCCCCCAGCTGCTGCAGCTCCTGACGGCGATCGGCGGCGCCTGGACGGAGCAGGAGGCCCAGGTGCGCGCCAGCGGCACCGCCGTGGTGGAGGCCCTGACGCGCTCGCAGGACCCGGCCCAGGAGCCCCTGCCACTCGACCCGGACCTGCTGGACGCGGCCGTCGCGACGCTCACCCGCAGCTTCGACCAGGAGGCCGGCGGTTTTGGCACGGCGCCGAAGTTTCCGCCCACGATGGTGCTGGAGTTCCTGTTGCGCCACCACGCGCGCACAGGCAGCACCTCCGCCTGGCGGATGCTCGAGGAGACCGCCACCGCGATGGCCCGCGGCGGCCTCTATGACCAGATCGGGGGCGGGTTCGCCCGGTATGCCGTCGACCGCTCCTGGGTGCTCCCCCACTTCGAGAAGATGCTCTATGACAACGCCCAGCTGCTCCGCTTCTATGCGCACCTGTGGCAGGCAGCCGGCCGCGTCGAGGGTGCAGACGCCACCCGGCACCTCGCCGGTCGGGTGGTCCGGGAGACCGCAGAGTTCCTCCTGCGCGAGCTGCGGACCAGCGAGGGTGGCCTGGCCTCCTCGCTCGACGCGGACACCGAGGGCGTGGAGGGAGCCACCTATGTCTGGACACCGGCCCAGCTGACCGCGGTGCTCGGCGCCGAGGACGGGGCTCGGGCCGCCGAGCTGCTGGTCGTCACGCTGGGTGGCACCTTTGAGCACGGCGCCTCCACGCTGCAGCTCCCGGTCGAGCCCTCCGACCCGACGTGGTGGGACGGGGTGCGCACCAAGCTCAAGGCCGCGCGTGACCAGCGTCCGCAGCCGGACCTGGACGACAAGGTCGTCACGGCGTGGAACGGCCTCGCGATCGCTGCGCTGGCCGAGGCCGGCTGGCTCCTGGAGGAGCCTGCCTGGGTGCAGGCTGCCGTCGACGCCGCAACCCTGGTGGTCGAGTCTCACGTGGTCGACGGGCGGCTGCGCCGCAGCTCACGCAAGGGTCAGGTGGGTGTCGCGGAGGGGGTGGCCGAGGATCACGGCGATCTGATCGAGGGACTGGTGGTGCTCCACGCGGTCACGGCCCAGACCCGGTGGCTGGAGTCTGCCGGCAGGCTGCTCGACGACGCGGTGGCACGCTTCGGCGAGGAGACCGAGGCGGGGCTGCTCATCCACGACACCGCCTCCGACGCCGAGCCGCTGGTGCTGCGTCCCCGCGCCCGGGGCGACAACGCCGAGCCGTGCGGGCAGTCCGCACTCGCGGGTGCACTCCTGGGCTACGGCGCCGCGGTCGGCTCCGCCCAGCACCTGGAACGTGCGGGGCGCGCTCTGGGGCCGATGGGCACCATCGCGGCGCGCGATCCCCGTTTCGCCGGGTGGGCGCTGGCCGTTGCCGAGTCGACCGTCGACGGTCCGTTGCAGGTCGCGATCAGTGATGGCACCGGCCAGGCGGAGCTCGTCGCCGCCGTCCGGCAGGCGCTGCCCCCCGGGGCACTGGCGGTGGTCGCCGCCGGGGCCAGCAACCAGGGTCAGGCCACTCCCCCGCTGCTGCGCGACCGTGGCGCGGTCAACGGCAGGGCCGCGGCCTATGTGTGTCGCGGCACCCGGTGCGACCTGCCGGTGAGCGAGTCGGAGGAACTGGTGGCCGCCCTGCTGCGGTGA
- a CDS encoding ABC transporter ATP-binding protein produces MSTTEPILKVEDLVVTYGRVEAVRKVSFEALPGSLITLVGANGAGKSSIINAVSGIVRPKSGRITFEGRDITRTQAHTLVGEGLVQVPEGRQILGTLTIHENLQLGGWHTNDAAAIQAVYERFPVLAERRDLPAGALSGGEQQMLAIGRALVARPTLILLDEPSMGLAPKIVDEVFRVIEEIRTSGTTVVLVEQNARRALRAADHGYVLASGEIAHEGRAADLLADERVVQAYLGV; encoded by the coding sequence ATGAGCACAACCGAGCCGATCCTGAAGGTCGAGGACCTGGTCGTCACCTACGGCCGGGTCGAGGCGGTCCGCAAGGTCTCCTTCGAGGCCCTGCCCGGATCCCTGATCACCCTGGTCGGAGCCAACGGGGCCGGCAAGTCCTCGATCATCAACGCGGTCTCCGGCATTGTGCGGCCGAAGTCTGGACGCATCACCTTTGAGGGCCGTGACATCACCAGGACGCAGGCCCACACCCTGGTCGGCGAGGGCCTGGTCCAGGTGCCGGAGGGGCGGCAGATCCTCGGCACGCTGACCATCCACGAGAACCTCCAGCTGGGTGGCTGGCACACCAACGACGCGGCGGCGATCCAGGCGGTCTACGAGCGCTTCCCGGTGCTCGCGGAGCGACGTGACCTCCCCGCTGGTGCCCTGTCCGGTGGTGAGCAGCAGATGCTGGCCATCGGGCGTGCCCTGGTGGCCCGCCCCACGCTGATCCTGCTCGATGAGCCGTCCATGGGCCTGGCGCCCAAGATCGTCGACGAGGTCTTTCGGGTGATCGAGGAGATCCGCACCTCTGGCACCACGGTGGTGCTGGTCGAGCAGAACGCCCGGCGGGCGCTGCGAGCAGCCGACCACGGCTATGTGCTGGCCAGCGGTGAGATCGCCCACGAGGGGCGCGCCGCTGACCTCCTGGCCGACGAGCGCGTCGTGCAGGCCTACCTGGGCGTATGA
- a CDS encoding branched-chain amino acid ABC transporter ATP-binding protein/permease: protein MFTDSTLVFIALAAIFAYSFYAVLVAGQLSLGQAGFASLAAFTAASLAPSPKDVGDLPALMIAIVIGMAVGAAAALVLGLPTMRLRGVFLAIATLAFAEAVRILIINMEWTGGAQGMTVPKVLEPWMAWVVLALVAYWFWRQGPSRYGRALEAIREDELAARAMGIDVGTHRLSAFVAAGAIAGLYGVLWAFFVRLIAPEDFGFAAAIDGLVTAVVGGSTAFIGPLLGAGFLTMVPEVQRAVGIEAGWIRPFLASLLLLLVILFLPGGLASLIPRRAARLVSGSESERAEVESRLAQRVHPAAGETVVDLKGLGKDYGGVHANKDIDLHITGGEVIGLIGPNGAGKTTLVNMISGLAKSTSGTAQVLGLDPGKVAVHKVAAAGVSRTFQHSKLFARLTALENVMVGGHLVGRPTFLRRLLWLPSARRDERRLAVHSARCLERVGLLDKEGVKASALSYGDQRRLEIARALASDPSLLILDEPAAGMNHVEADALSDLIGSLARDGLTILLIEHNVGMVMKTCSRIVVLNFGQVIATGTPEEIANNPAVVEAYLGSSESEDVS from the coding sequence GTGTTCACCGATTCGACTCTGGTCTTCATCGCGCTCGCCGCGATCTTCGCCTACTCCTTCTATGCCGTCCTGGTCGCCGGCCAGCTGAGCCTGGGCCAGGCTGGATTCGCCTCCCTGGCAGCCTTCACCGCGGCCAGCCTGGCGCCGAGCCCCAAGGATGTCGGTGATCTCCCGGCCCTGATGATCGCCATCGTCATCGGCATGGCGGTCGGTGCCGCGGCCGCTCTCGTCCTCGGCCTGCCGACCATGCGCCTGCGCGGTGTCTTCCTCGCGATCGCCACCCTGGCGTTCGCCGAGGCCGTGCGCATCCTGATCATCAACATGGAGTGGACCGGCGGCGCCCAGGGCATGACCGTGCCCAAGGTCCTCGAGCCGTGGATGGCCTGGGTGGTCCTGGCGCTGGTGGCCTACTGGTTCTGGCGGCAGGGACCCTCCCGCTACGGCCGGGCGCTCGAGGCGATCCGCGAGGACGAGCTGGCTGCCCGGGCGATGGGCATCGACGTCGGCACCCACCGCCTCTCCGCGTTCGTCGCGGCTGGCGCGATCGCCGGTCTCTACGGCGTGCTGTGGGCCTTCTTTGTCCGACTCATCGCCCCGGAGGACTTCGGCTTCGCCGCAGCGATCGATGGCCTGGTCACCGCCGTCGTGGGTGGCTCGACCGCCTTTATCGGACCGCTGCTGGGTGCCGGCTTCCTCACCATGGTCCCGGAGGTGCAGCGTGCCGTCGGCATCGAGGCCGGCTGGATCCGTCCGTTCCTGGCCAGTCTGCTGCTGCTCCTGGTGATCCTGTTCCTGCCCGGTGGGCTGGCCAGTCTGATCCCCCGCAGGGCAGCCCGGCTGGTCAGCGGCAGCGAGTCCGAGCGGGCTGAGGTCGAGAGCCGTCTCGCCCAGCGGGTCCACCCCGCCGCGGGGGAGACCGTGGTCGACCTCAAGGGCCTCGGCAAGGACTATGGCGGTGTCCACGCCAACAAGGACATCGACCTGCACATCACCGGCGGAGAAGTCATCGGTCTCATCGGCCCCAACGGTGCCGGCAAGACCACCCTGGTGAACATGATCAGCGGCCTGGCGAAGTCCACCTCGGGCACGGCACAGGTGCTGGGTCTGGACCCCGGCAAGGTCGCCGTCCACAAGGTGGCGGCCGCCGGTGTGAGTCGCACCTTCCAGCACTCCAAGCTGTTCGCCAGGCTCACCGCGCTGGAGAACGTCATGGTCGGGGGCCACCTGGTCGGCCGACCGACCTTCCTGCGCCGGCTGCTGTGGCTGCCCTCCGCCCGCCGCGACGAGCGACGCCTGGCGGTCCACTCTGCCCGGTGCCTCGAGCGCGTCGGGCTGCTGGACAAGGAGGGGGTCAAGGCCTCCGCGCTGTCCTACGGTGACCAGCGGCGCCTGGAGATCGCCCGGGCGCTGGCCTCGGACCCCTCCCTGCTCATCCTCGACGAGCCGGCGGCCGGCATGAACCACGTCGAGGCCGATGCGCTGTCCGATCTCATCGGGTCCCTGGCCCGGGACGGGCTGACCATCCTGCTGATCGAGCACAACGTCGGCATGGTTATGAAGACCTGCAGCCGCATCGTCGTGCTCAACTTCGGCCAGGTGATCGCCACGGGCACGCCTGAGGAGATCGCCAACAACCCTGCCGTGGTCGAGGCCTATCTCGGCAGTTCCGAGTCGGAGGACGTGTCATGA
- a CDS encoding TSUP family transporter has protein sequence MGLAGLTAGWIDAVVGGGGLIQLPALLLGFPGASPVQILATNKLGSICGTTASSLTYLRRVRPDLSTALPLAGFAFAGSLGGAFIGSQIPKEAFNPIILVVLIAVGAYTLAKPSMGQLSELRFSGRRHHLVAAGIGLGVGLYDGALGPGTGSFFVFAMVGLLGYGFLQASAKAKIANWATNLAALCVFIPMGAVMWKVGLLMGVCNMLGGYLGARTAVARGSGFVRTVFVVLLVVFILKIGYDTVAQFTG, from the coding sequence ATGGGGCTGGCCGGCCTGACCGCCGGGTGGATCGACGCGGTGGTCGGGGGCGGCGGGCTGATCCAGCTGCCGGCGCTCCTGCTCGGGTTTCCCGGCGCCAGCCCGGTGCAGATCCTGGCGACCAACAAGCTGGGCTCGATCTGCGGGACGACGGCCAGTTCGCTGACCTATCTGCGCCGGGTGCGCCCCGACCTGTCCACAGCCCTGCCGCTTGCCGGTTTCGCCTTTGCGGGCTCGCTCGGCGGGGCGTTCATCGGCAGCCAGATCCCCAAGGAGGCGTTCAACCCGATCATCCTGGTGGTCCTCATCGCCGTGGGGGCCTACACCCTCGCCAAGCCGAGCATGGGACAGCTCTCCGAGCTGCGCTTCTCCGGTCGCCGGCACCACCTGGTCGCCGCCGGCATCGGGCTCGGCGTCGGGCTGTATGACGGAGCGCTGGGTCCGGGGACCGGCTCCTTCTTCGTCTTCGCGATGGTCGGACTGCTCGGCTACGGCTTCCTGCAGGCCAGCGCCAAGGCCAAGATCGCCAACTGGGCCACCAACCTGGCGGCGCTGTGTGTCTTCATCCCGATGGGTGCGGTGATGTGGAAGGTCGGTCTGCTGATGGGTGTGTGCAACATGCTGGGCGGCTATCTCGGGGCCCGCACGGCCGTCGCTCGCGGCAGTGGTTTCGTGCGGACCGTCTTCGTCGTGCTGCTGGTGGTCTTCATCCTCAAGATCGGCTACGACACGGTGGCCCAGTTCACCGGCTGA
- a CDS encoding proline--tRNA ligase → MALRMSTLFLRTLREDPADAELPGHKLLVRAGYIRRAAPGVYSWLPLGLRVLRNVEAIVREEMDAMGAQELSFPALLPREPYEATNRWTEYGPNLFRLQDRKGVDMLLGPTHEEMFTLTVKDLFSSYKDLPVNLYQIQTKYRDEARPRAGLLRGREFIMKDSYSFDVDDAGLASAYQAHREAYIKIFDRLGFDYVIVHADSGAMGGSASEEFLAISPHGEDTFVRSTTGEYAANVEAVYVPTPAAVDASTVPAAAVHDTPDTPTIETLVASANANHPREDGRAWTAADTLKNVLVMLTHPDGTREPLAVGVPGDREVDAKRLEAQVSPAAPGAFEDKDFAAYPMLAKGYIGPGVLGSDKASGIRYLLDASIGEGSAWVTGADEHGKHVFNLVHGRDFTADGVIHAADIREGDASPDGNGTLTLARGIEMGHIFQLGRKYAEALGLQVLDQNGKLTTVTMGSYGIGVSRAVAAIAEGTLDEIGLCWPREISPADVHLVATGKDQAIFDYADTLVGELESQGLTVLYDDRPKVSPGVKFKDAELVGVPTIVVVGRGLEQGTVEIKDRRTGERREVAVAEAVREVVAEVRPEATA, encoded by the coding sequence GTGGCACTGCGGATGTCGACCCTGTTCCTGCGAACCCTGCGCGAGGACCCGGCGGACGCTGAGCTGCCGGGCCACAAGCTGCTGGTTCGCGCGGGCTACATCCGTCGGGCGGCACCGGGTGTCTACTCCTGGCTGCCACTGGGGCTGCGCGTGCTGCGCAACGTCGAGGCCATCGTCCGCGAGGAGATGGACGCCATGGGTGCCCAGGAGCTGAGCTTCCCCGCGCTGCTGCCCCGAGAGCCCTACGAGGCGACGAACCGGTGGACGGAGTACGGTCCCAACCTGTTCCGGCTGCAGGACCGCAAGGGCGTGGACATGCTGCTGGGCCCGACCCACGAGGAGATGTTCACCCTCACGGTCAAGGACCTGTTCTCCTCCTACAAGGATCTGCCGGTCAACCTCTACCAGATCCAGACCAAGTACCGCGACGAGGCACGTCCGCGCGCTGGGCTGCTGCGCGGCCGCGAGTTCATCATGAAGGACTCCTACTCCTTCGACGTGGACGATGCCGGGTTGGCGAGTGCCTACCAGGCGCACCGCGAGGCCTACATCAAGATCTTCGACCGGCTCGGTTTCGACTACGTCATCGTGCACGCCGACTCCGGTGCCATGGGTGGCTCGGCCAGCGAGGAGTTCCTGGCCATCAGCCCGCACGGCGAGGACACCTTCGTGCGCAGCACCACGGGGGAGTATGCCGCCAACGTCGAGGCCGTCTATGTGCCCACCCCCGCCGCGGTGGACGCGTCCACGGTGCCCGCCGCGGCGGTGCACGACACCCCCGACACTCCGACCATCGAGACGCTCGTCGCGTCCGCCAACGCCAACCACCCGCGTGAGGACGGTCGGGCCTGGACCGCTGCCGACACCCTCAAGAACGTGCTGGTGATGCTCACCCACCCCGACGGCACCCGTGAGCCGTTGGCCGTCGGCGTGCCCGGTGACCGCGAGGTCGACGCCAAGCGCCTCGAGGCGCAGGTCTCCCCGGCCGCACCGGGTGCCTTCGAGGACAAGGACTTTGCCGCCTATCCGATGCTGGCCAAGGGCTATATCGGCCCGGGTGTGCTGGGCTCGGACAAGGCGTCGGGCATCCGGTATCTGCTCGACGCCTCCATCGGGGAGGGCAGCGCCTGGGTCACCGGCGCCGACGAGCACGGCAAGCACGTCTTCAACCTGGTGCACGGTCGGGACTTCACGGCCGACGGCGTGATCCACGCGGCCGACATCCGGGAGGGGGACGCCAGCCCCGACGGCAACGGCACGCTGACGCTGGCCCGCGGCATCGAGATGGGGCACATCTTCCAGCTCGGGCGCAAGTATGCCGAGGCGCTGGGCCTGCAGGTCCTCGACCAGAACGGCAAGCTCACCACCGTGACGATGGGCTCCTACGGGATCGGTGTCAGCCGCGCCGTGGCTGCCATCGCCGAGGGCACCCTGGACGAGATTGGCCTGTGCTGGCCCCGTGAGATCAGCCCGGCGGACGTGCACCTGGTTGCCACCGGCAAGGACCAGGCGATCTTCGACTATGCCGACACCCTGGTCGGCGAGCTCGAGTCCCAGGGGCTCACCGTGCTCTATGACGACCGCCCCAAGGTCTCCCCGGGCGTGAAGTTCAAGGACGCCGAGCTGGTCGGTGTGCCCACGATCGTGGTGGTCGGCAGGGGCCTGGAGCAGGGCACCGTCGAGATCAAGGACCGGCGCACCGGCGAGCGGCGCGAGGTCGCGGTGGCCGAGGCCGTCCGCGAGGTCGTGGCCGAGGTGCGGCCCGAGGCGACGGCCTGA
- a CDS encoding branched-chain amino acid ABC transporter permease: MQQLLNGLFIGSIYALFAIGFTLVFGVLDRLNLAHPAVFAVSAFVGIELVEVAGLSIWLALPIIFVVGGILGIIIERVAFRPLKNRPDAHFAGLISSIALAGMFIALLQWRYGPNTRRFPADSFPSTSFTVFGAHVTLLQVAILVISIVLMVALTLLVAKSRLGRGMRAIAENPTAARVLGINVDRVTVTTFAISSALGAVAGALFAMNVNSAQLGMGTAIELKGLAVIIVGGMGSLPGALVGGLLLGLAEVFAVANIGSSWRDLIAFGLLFLILLVRPQGLFGARKVREV, translated from the coding sequence ATGCAGCAACTGCTCAACGGCCTGTTCATCGGGTCCATCTATGCCCTCTTTGCGATCGGCTTCACGCTGGTCTTCGGCGTGCTGGACCGGCTGAACCTGGCCCACCCCGCGGTCTTTGCCGTGTCCGCCTTCGTCGGGATCGAGCTGGTCGAGGTGGCCGGGCTGTCGATCTGGCTGGCCCTGCCGATCATCTTTGTCGTCGGCGGGATATTAGGCATCATCATCGAACGGGTCGCGTTCCGGCCGCTGAAGAACAGACCCGATGCCCACTTTGCTGGGTTGATCTCCTCCATCGCCCTGGCGGGGATGTTCATCGCCCTGCTGCAGTGGCGCTACGGACCCAACACCAGGCGCTTCCCGGCGGACTCCTTCCCCAGCACCTCCTTCACGGTGTTCGGGGCCCACGTGACGCTGCTGCAGGTGGCCATCCTGGTGATCTCGATCGTGCTGATGGTGGCGCTCACGCTGCTGGTGGCCAAGTCGCGTCTCGGGCGCGGCATGCGAGCCATCGCCGAGAACCCCACGGCAGCGCGGGTCCTGGGCATCAACGTGGACCGGGTCACGGTCACCACCTTCGCGATCTCCTCGGCCCTCGGTGCGGTCGCGGGCGCCCTCTTCGCCATGAACGTCAACAGCGCACAGCTGGGGATGGGCACCGCGATCGAGCTCAAGGGGCTGGCGGTCATCATCGTCGGGGGCATGGGGTCGTTGCCCGGTGCCCTCGTGGGCGGCCTGCTGCTCGGCCTGGCGGAGGTCTTCGCCGTGGCCAACATCGGGTCCAGCTGGCGGGACCTGATCGCGTTCGGTCTGCTCTTCCTGATCCTGTTGGTGCGCCCGCAGGGTCTGTTCGGTGCCCGTAAGGTGCGTGAGGTCTGA